Part of the Mus caroli chromosome 1, CAROLI_EIJ_v1.1, whole genome shotgun sequence genome, CACTCTGgctcaatgaaaataaagactaTTGGGTAAGATATCAAGGCTCCATGAGAAGTGTCTTAGGAATTTAGTGTTAATAAGAATTATAACTCATTGCCATGACTATATAACTGGAGTATAAGCGCTAAAGTGAGAGCTCCAGCATCCATGATGAGTTGGGTTCACTGACCTATCCCAATATGCCAAGTAAAGTCTCAAGTGATGGTGAAAATAGAGAAAGGGGAGATTTACTCAacacattgggaagaggaacaGACTAATGAGTCTAGGAACTCCCAAGATGGTCTTCAAGTCACTAAAGTGAGACCTAGGTTGAGTAGCATAAGAATGGAGGCAGAAGAGCAAGATGTATTCACAAATGAGCAGTCCCCATTTAGGTGTGGTCTGGTCAATCGTAGATTCAGTTCTGCTAGGAAGAAGTCCTTATTTCTTGAAGGGATCAATCAAGTCTTCAGTGTGATAGGATCGCCTGTTATATCCTGGATAATTCCTTTAGGGTAAGAGGGTGATCAGTCCCATCAAGTCcttttggctgtcctagaattaaaGGTAACTGCAGGTTTAGGACAGTGACTTGCCTCTGTGCTTTAACCTTGAAAGAAGATGAGACAGGTTGGGAAGGCACTCTGAGTGGTTAATATGCATATACAGACTCAGGCAGGAGACTGTCCCAAAGTAAAGGTGACAGATCTACCGTGAAGGCAGTAATGTCACACTTTCATCTTGCAATCAGCTTCCTTGTAGGCAATGATAAGGAgttagtggttttttttgttttttttttaacaaaacagcATCGAGTGTCCGTTATGACTGTGGTTTTGTTGGTTACTCTCAAAGGGAGGGTTTCCTATCAGACAAAGAGGTAGTTACTTTGGAAATAACAGTGAAATAGTACCCTCTCTTTCTGACAGGTTTAGAATTTCATACCCCTGGACCCCCAAAGGAAAATGTAAGTCTTTTCAGTCTTTAGAAAGACTAGATCTTTACAATGCCCAAATTGCTGGGCCATTTAAGAAATTATGTTCTGGGTTGGATAATGGCAGTTTTATTGCTGACTAGCCAGGCTTCACTCGCAGGGGCACAACACAGAGAGTTATGAAGGAGATTCAACAACTGAGGTGGCTGCATTTTAAACATCTAATTTGCAAAGGAAATGGtgattctgctgtgtgtgtgtgtgtgtgtgtgtgtgtgtgtgtgtgcatgagtacatgggcatgtgtgtgtgtgttcctttgaacacaccagaagagggcatcagatccaattacagatggttgtgagccaccatgtggttgctgagaactgaactcaggaagagcagtcagtgctcttagctgttgaGTATCTCTTCAGCTCAGTCTTTCCCCTTTCTGCTTCTTAGTTCCATAAACCTCTTCCTAGTTGGTTTTCTGTGAGAGCAAAGTAGAAATACCCAATGTTAGCAGAAATTCAGCATGCAGTCAGAAAGGGCTTGAGCAGTAGGAAGCCTGGAGGAGCTGTAATAACAGGCTCAGCAGCCATAGCTGTCTGAAGACCAGCAAGTGAGCAGCATCACACACCCATCTTCTCTCAGAGCAGACTGCTAACCATTAGTTCCCAGTACTGAATTATGCTTCATTCCATTCATTAACCAAACCCTAAAGTTTAAGTCTTTAGAAATTCTTTTGTCACTTGGTTATAGGGACCCACTGATAGATATCCTATCTCAGAGGATAGGAAGATGAGAAGGGTGAATTTGTGAAGTACTGTATCATTTACCTCTGGATACAGAACTGTATGTGGTTGGTATGAGTTTCCCAACACTATGGAAAGTGTCCCATTGATGTATCTGAATGGAGCCTACTGCTCAGTGTCTTTCTGCATGGCTTCCTACCCTCAGtgtctcccaaccataaaagtgGAAATGGTagtaatttcatttctttttaaaaaatatttatttttatttatgcacgtgtgtgtgtgtgtgtgtgtgtgtgtgtgtgtgtgtgtatgctgcaaGTGTGCTGGTGgccacagaggccaaaggagatcagtagatcccttggaactggtaTCACAGGTAGTCATGAGTGGACTGAGGTGGCGACtgagagccaaactcaggtcctttgaaaAAGCAGCAAGCTCTTAAATAATgcctatctctccatcccccctcACCTCATTTTCTTACCTACTTTACAAGAGAGATAACAGGAGCCTGTGTATGAACAGCAGAGTTCCATAAAAACCAGCATCTCCAGAAAAGATGTTGCTAAGGGCAGCGGGGCATATGAAAGACATATTCTGTCTCCCAGGCTCATCCCTGTAAACGCCCCTTCAAGCTCAGCCTCAGAAACCCAGGCACAGTCCAATCAATGGTGGAGACACCAAGTAGCTAGCTAGCttgcttactctctctctctctctctctctctctctctctctctctctctctctctctctctctctccctccctccctccatccctctttctttctacttttagaAGAATGATGATATCTTAATATTACTTCCTTCTATattgtctttttctgtgtttttctttctgtaacccttgttgtttttctcttggtACCTTCAATTTCTATGTTGATCCTTAGTTCAGAGTCTGTTCCTGGCGAGATactatggttttgtgtgtgtgtgctcctgtttGATGGGCGCTGGATAAGTGGATATCTTGGCACAGGTTGATGAATGCCATGATAGAAGAATAAGGCACACACAAACCACCGTGCTTGTGGCAATAATAACAGCATGTAAGTTTTTGGGTTTAGAACCAAGCACCTTGTTAACTACTTTCTATATTGTAGCTCTTACTTCAGTGTGTGAGACAGCTCCTCATAAACTATTTCATAGAGGAGAGATTTCAGGCTAGAGACATATGACTTGTGACATCAGTGTTCAGGACTGGAACCCAGGTCTCTCTGCCAGTGTCACACAGAGGAGTCCACTCAGAGGTTGCATTTTCTAGGTTTGTGACTAAACAAAGGTTTTTTTGAGTTGCAGGATATGGTAGAACTAtttacttgggaggctgaagtaggagttTCATGTGTTAAAGGCTAGCCTTAGATACAGAACACAACCCTGTCTcataacaacaacacaaacaacaacaaaagcagaggTGCTGAAGAGATAGTTCATTGGTTAGAGCACTTGTCAGTCTTGTAGAGGGCTCGGGTTTAGTTCTTAGGTTTCATCCATTTGTtagtccagttccaggagagccacaCTCTCATGTGTAGTGCATGCAAGCCAAGcaccaaataaaacacacatactcatgaaataaaataatttcataaagtaAACTATCTGTGCTCTGCCTGAAGTCTTATGCTGTgtttcatctgtttgttttctcaggAGTTCCTCAGGTCCTGACTGAAGCACTTGAAGTAGCTTATCTGCCAGCTCTACCTCCCTGCTTGTTTACAGAAACCCTGTGGTTCATCTCACACCTCAGCTGGAGCGTGGATTGCCCCTCTGTCATAATCCCACTACACGTCTCTCTATGGAACACTACAGACGCTAATCTCTACAAAGGCAAGTAGCCTCCTTTTTTGGTCATTGTATCCCTACTCCCTAGAAGTTATTGCCTAACACGGAGCCCAACCCAGGGACCACTTAGACATTCACTGTTTCAGACCACACAACAAAGACATCACAACAACATACACAGCAGGTAAAATTCTTACCCTCACTTTATAGAGGAAGAGACTAAGACCTGTAAAGTTCTAGCTGGCCATTCAGGAAACAGCCAAACCAGGGCATGGCTCCTGGTTGTCCTCaacttcttttacatttttacccTTTTTGttcctgacctttttttttttttttcaatccttactagatatttttctttctgtattaaaAAATGGGAAGTTGAGAGACTACACATTCTGAGCAGCATTTGTATCCCCTTTAGTTGAGGATCTTTGAAAGAAGGGGTGCATTTAGATAAGTAAGATTTAAGTTTCTTCGGGAAAAAAAAAGCgtagaaaataaaagacacagaaaatgccTGTGTGTTAAAAGTGGATTTTACTCAGTGAATACACATGAAAGCCCATCAATTTTTTGACATAACTCTTGTTTTATCTCCTGATTCCAGTGGAGCTCAGAAGAGAGTGTGGCTGATCACCACCTAGAAATCCTAAGTATAATGCAAGCATCTCAGAGGCCTGACATTCATCACCTACGGACGTAGTTATCCGGGATTGGCAAATCCCAAGCTACTTGCTTCCCTGAGCACCAGCTAAGGAAAAATAGAGCAGTCTCTGCAATCAGATTTTAGTTATATTTAGGCCATGGTTTAGTTCCTCTGTTGGATGAAGGCTTGAGGCAACTGTTAAAGATAAGAATATTAGgcatgccgggcggtggtggcgcacgcctttaatcccagcacttgggaggcagaggcaggccgatttctgagttcaaggtcagcctggtctacagagtgagttccaggaaagtcagggctacacagagaaaccctgtctcgggggggggggggggggaaagaataTTAGGCATTACAAACTTGGTCAGGTAGAGAGTATAGAACtaagaaaatgaccttgaaaAGGGGTGTTGAGAGGGTTTAGCTGGTAAAGACCCCTCACTACAAACCTGACAACATGGCTTTGATCCCTGAAACCtatgagacagaaagagggagagagttaACTCCTCCACTTGTCCTCTGATTGCTACACTTGTGCCATGGCAcccaagtatgtgtgtgtgtgtgtgtgtgtgtgtgtgtgtgtgtgtgtgtgtgtgtgctgaaaatGCCaaatgaaggtttttgttttaaataaaggaagaaaatgctcaGTAGAATACATTCatcttaaaacagaaagaaaaagctgtGTTTCCACAGTCAGCCAGCAGAGGGATCGGTGTGCCTGGGCTTCTGTGACTACCCCACTCAGGCCTCACTGCAGTAACAGGCCTTGACCATGTAGAGAGGCTCTGCAGATGAGTACCAACATACCCAGCACGTTTGTTTTTCAGCAACGATGACTTCACACTGCTCAGATGCTCCACAGTATGCACTGCTCTTTGCAAATCTCATTGACAAATAATCTGCCTTTAACTTCAATGTCGCCCAATTACTTGCCTTAGATTTTAACGTTTCCAGGAAGATTGGTGGATAGTGTCAGATTAGGTGGGTGCTGAAGAAATAGATgccttgtttatttgtgtgtgtgtgtgtttacttttggcttttcaagacagggttactctgtgtaacagccctggctgtcctggaactcactttgtagacaaggctgcctcaaactcgctatttatctgtctgtcggtcttttcatttatttatctattgataAGACACTGCTATCTATAGCACCGGTGGTCTTGAACTGTGGAACTCAGGCTCCCCTCTAACTGACAGCCTTCAAAGTCCGGGATTATACACATATGCCATCATTCCCAACTGAaagctattcttttattttaacccACTTAATAATCCAAGGACAACTGACTGATTATATTTAAGTAGTAACTGGGGAATGTAGAGGTCTTTACTTTCTAGGTATCCTTAGATCTTACTACTAAGTCAGGGGAGACTACCACGGCCATTATACAAGAAATGCCTCTCCCTCACACTGTAGAGACCAGTAACCAAGGAGTCTGAATGTTGCCACAGTGACGGAGGATGCTGCAACTCCGCAGTACAGATAAAGAAAACGAGGCCCAGAGAACCCATCCAGAATTCCGTGCTTCTCGGGGTTATCTGAGCAAGCTGTGCTCCATTATGAAAAGATATAGTTCCTTGGCCACTTTAGCTACATTTGTCTCTcagttttcctctctttctttcaggtTGTCCAACTGAGCCCCGAGGAGCCCAGGGCCACCGCTGTCATGACGACTGCCATCCTGGAGCGCCTGAGCACCCTGTCGATGAGTGGGCAGCAGCTGCGCCGTCTGCCCAAGATTCTGGAAGAAGGGCTTCCCAAGATGCCGTGCACCGTCCCAGAAACCGACGTGCCCCAGCTCTTTAGGGAGCCGTACATCCACGCGGGCTACCGCCCCACGGGGCACGAGTGGCGTTACTACTTCTTCAGCCTCTTTCAGAAGCACAACGAGGTGGTCAACGTCTGGACCCACTTGCTGGCTGCTCTGGCGGTCCTTTTGCGATTCTGGGCCTTTGTGGAGGCAGGGGCATTGCAGTGGGCCTCTCCCCAcactctccccctgctcctcttTATCCTGTCGTCCATCACTTACCTCACCTGCAGCCTCTTGGCCCACCTGCTGCAGTCCAAATCAGAGCTGTCCCACTACACGTTCTACTTTGTGGACTACGTCGGGGTCAGCGTCTACCAGTATGGCAGCGCACTGGCTCACTTCTTCTATAGCTCCGACCAGGCCTGGTATGAGCTGTTCTGGCTTTTCTTCCTGCCGGCGGCTGCTTTCTGTGGCTGGCTCTCCTGCGCTGGCTGTTGCTATGCCAAGTATCGCTACCGACGGCCTTATCCAGTTATGAGGAAGATCTGTCAAGTGGTACCAGCAGGGCTGGCCTTTGTCCTAGACATCAGCCCAGTGGCACACCGCGTGGCTCTCTGCCACCTGGCCGGTTGCCAGGAGCAGGCGGCCTGGTACCACACCCTCCAGATCCTCTTCTTCCTCGTCAGCGCATACTTCTTCTCGTGCCCTGTCCCCGAGAAGTACTTCCCGGGTTCCTGTGACATTGTGGGCCATGGACATCAAATCTTCCAcgccttcctgtctgtctgcacGCTCTCTCAGCTGGAGGCCATTCTTCTGGACTACCAGGGACGCCATGAGATCTTCCTCCAGCGCCATGGTCCCCTGTCTGTCTACAGCGCCTGTCTCTCCTTTTTCGTTTTAGCTGCCTGCAGTGCGGCCACTGCCTCCCTCCTGAGGCACAAGGTCAAGGACAGACTGATTAAGAAAGATTCCTGAGGTCCTTCAAATGAGGAAAGATGTGGAGGTGGGCTACTGTGACTTGGAGAAAACTTGACCCAATAATAGAagttgactttttatttttcaggcttgattttttttcctaaattaatATGTATTACGGGCTGAGGATGAAACTCAATTGGTAGAGTTAtacagcatgcaggaagcccaggGTTTGATTTCCCAGGGCCACAGAAGCCAGGATAGTAGCggtcaaggaggcagaggcaggaagatcagaaattctcGGTCACCCTCTGacatatagtgagttcaaggctagcctttgATACATgataccatgtctcaaaaatattattatgtattttcaaagGCATGGAATGACTGTGGAATTTCAAATGCAGGCCATTTGAGAGTTTTAAAACAGTGTGTTCATTTTTCTGTCTGGGTGATAGCCTTGTTTGGGAAGAGATCTTGGCTAAGATCGATGAGACCCCAAACTAAGGAGAACCATCTTCACCCATGAGCAATGAGCAGAATTCTGGTTGTAGCTCCCAAAGAGTAGTCCTGAAACTAGACAGATAATTAAACTGGACTGCCAAGTAACCTCACCCTAACAGAACAGCTGTCCTCCGCTGCTGGGCTCTGTGTCTGTGGAAACTGACCAACGGACTCTGTCTTATCAGGATTTCAGATTGTTTTGGGTGGAAAAAACCAGAATCTTCAAGAAGATTCCTTGAAACTCTTAGACAAAATGGACCATTCAATTTATCATTCCTGGTCTCAACCACTGGTTCTTCTCTCAGGATAACCAACTAAGCTGGCCAGTTTGCCTGAAGTACTACTGTTCTCATCCCTAGTCTGCATGGTAACAAAGAATCCCGAAGCTATTACACTTCCAGGAAATGCTTGGAGCCATATGAACATTCAGGAAGCTGATTCCCACGTAATACAGAGGCATCGACAGATTTAACAGTGCCAAGAGCTGCCGGGAGACCCAGCCAGCAAGCACGGCTACTCTTGCCTGCTTGCTGCCCATGGGACCCTTGTAGTTTATATCTGAGGACAGCAGTATTAACTGCAAGCCACTTAGGGTTGTTTTGCAGGTCAGGAGATTGGTTGTCTGAAGGTTTGAACAGACTCCTTTAAAAGCATGGCT contains:
- the Paqr8 gene encoding membrane progestin receptor beta; the encoded protein is MTTAILERLSTLSMSGQQLRRLPKILEEGLPKMPCTVPETDVPQLFREPYIHAGYRPTGHEWRYYFFSLFQKHNEVVNVWTHLLAALAVLLRFWAFVEAGALQWASPHTLPLLLFILSSITYLTCSLLAHLLQSKSELSHYTFYFVDYVGVSVYQYGSALAHFFYSSDQAWYELFWLFFLPAAAFCGWLSCAGCCYAKYRYRRPYPVMRKICQVVPAGLAFVLDISPVAHRVALCHLAGCQEQAAWYHTLQILFFLVSAYFFSCPVPEKYFPGSCDIVGHGHQIFHAFLSVCTLSQLEAILLDYQGRHEIFLQRHGPLSVYSACLSFFVLAACSAATASLLRHKVKDRLIKKDS